In Mauremys reevesii isolate NIE-2019 linkage group 9, ASM1616193v1, whole genome shotgun sequence, the genomic stretch GGGTTCATCTTGTCAAACCTGAAGATCTCTTCCTAGTCAAATCTAGTTCTTTTTCCATTTGGCAATTAGTGAACTCTCACCCACGCTGAATCTGAATGATGCTTAAATGAACATGGTTGTTTTAGTTTAACAGTTCAATTCAGGTAGAGCTTATTATGCTCAAATATCTTTTGATGTACCAACATTGCTGGGGGGAGCGGCGCTGCTAGGGAAACAGCATTTGTCATATAACTACCTCTCGAGAGGAATTTATAAATAAAAGCATATTTTTGTGGTCCTAAAAAAGAATtacttatttttaataaaatgtcttGGCGATCGGTAGATTAAAACAACCTAGCAAAAAATGCAGCAGATGACCCTATCAGACTCAAACCTTTTTAAGATAGGGTTTTTGACACACAATTTGACCTATTGTCATGACACTTTGAGATCAAAAGGAAAGCAGAGGTGGATGGGATTAGTAGTTGGATGGAAGACTCCAAAGAAAATGCagatgctgcaggaagtggcattgGGGTATCATTCTTCCCTCTGAGCCACCATTAAGCCAAAGTCCCCACACCGTGCTAGGAGATGCTGATGTACTGTCTTGTGGATAGGATATGAAACAGACATTCTGACCATGGTCATTAACAATCCTATGGCACTTTTCAAAACAGATGGGGTATTAGCCCCAGTATCCTGGCCAAACTCCAGTCAGGgaaattacattctgcctacctaaaaCTGCCCCTTGCAGTTTCAACTGGACATGATACTCTTCTTCACTGCCTGTCCTAAACTCTTGTGTGgtgctgctgtgtgctgttaaacagctgccacctCCCACCTCTGAGGTGGGAGAATCATATATTGTACAAAACAAACAGGGACATCTTCCTAGAGGCACCGCTCCTGAAAGACAAAAATTCATATTAAAGGACCACTACATATAGTTAAAGAAGAGTAAGAAAGAGAGGAAATGGTGACACTTACCAGGTTAATCACCGGGCATGAGTCTAAGCAGCAGCTCCTCAATTCCCCCGATCTGTAAATTACAAGGAAAAGTTCAGTACACCTAAACCACTGTGGCAAAGAGCTAATATATCTCAATAATAATATTTCTTTGCCCTTCTACAGAACCTTTCCTCAGTGATCTCAAATCACTTCACAAACATGAATGACTCAGGTTTGCCACCAGCCTTACCATTAGATGGTGCTGTATCTCCCAAATGCGAGAGTTACTATCCCTGTACTGCTCGCCCTCAGAAAGCTGCCACATGTGAGGCAGTTGCGATGGGGGAAGTTGGCTGGGTCGCAGTGCCTCACCCAGGGGGACCCGAACTCGTTGAATCCGGGCCCTCAGGGTACCTGCCTCCTACGGGAAAGTACACAAGAGAAGAATAGTCAGTTATTAGCAGTGCAGTAAAGACATCCACAATGTCAGAACTATGATCACTGAGAAGCTTGAAAGTCACTTGCCTCTTCCACAGCCACGAGCCATGTTTTACGGCGTTCATCACAGTAGACGCCTACCCGTCGCACCCACAGATGGATGGGTGGAGCACCGGCGTCCCCTCCTTCTGCCATTCCCTCAACCATTTATGACACTCCCACTAGGCATGCAGCATCAACACACAGGACACACGCATGTTTCCCCTCAGCTCTGAACAAATTCATGGAGCAAACTGTTAGGCCTGAAAACTACCTGGTTTCAACGGCGCCATCGTGTGCTCACAAAAAGAGTTACTAGCAACATACCCAAAAGTCAATTCAGGAAACTAACAAGATACCAAATGTCATGAGATGCTCCTACTTTGGAGCATATGTGGCTGTATATAGCTTGAAAGGCAttttgggatcctttgggatgaaagtgCTATATGACCATCATTACATCCCTTTACAATCGGCATTACTTATTCCATTAACAGTTCTAATTAAGAAACAGGCTTTGTGCAAACAATACATTATTTTACAAAGTGCCTTTAAACAAGAGTCCAGAGCCAATGATGCTCATGCTCCCAAAGGCAGGACTGGCAACCAACAAGAGGTGAAAGTAGTTTAGAAAGAACCAAAGTCATTCCAGAAACAATCCTGCCTATGCAGCATACAGCTCTGCAGGTCTGATTATCTCATACTTGGCACTTGCAGTGCAGCCATGCTGAATCATCAGATCTCTTTGAACGGCTGGGAGAACTGCCCATTCATTTACAAGCCTCTTGTCAATAGCCATTACTACTTTGTGCATTTCAGATTTTAGCCGCTAATTGAAGAGTTACTGATACCAGCGAAGGCAACAGAATGTGAGTCACTGAGGTGGCTTTTTCTATTGGGATTCTTCAAATTTATCAGCCCTCTGAAGTCTGGCATAAGCTGACCTTAACATAATGAAGGTCAAGAAAACTACTCTCCTTAGAACTACATGAGGTAACCAAAGCAGtgtattcttctttgagtgcttgttcatgtccattccaatcaggtgtgtgcgcaTGCACGTGCATGGTAGTCAGAAGATTTTCCCATAGCAGCATCTGTTGAGTCGGTCTGGGAGCCCCCTGGAGCTGCGCCTTTAGGGCATTCAATATAGAGCCCTGCCGAcccgccaccccctcagttccttcttaccaccagtgacaATTAGCTGGAATTTTCCTGTGCTTTTGTCTTAGCAAGTGCATTTAGCAGTCTATATACATAGTTTTCATTAGCTCTGTAGTGTTAATTAAATAGTCAATAGCCCTTAGTGTTAGATTGTtttctttggggggagggggggagggttcCCCTCCTACACTCTCTCAACACCAGGGCATGCCAGGGTCTCCGGGCTTCAAAGCCTGCGAAGTCTGTGGCACATGTATGCCCAGAAGCGATCCTCACACTTCGTGTTTGAAGCATTTAGGAGAGAACCATCAGAAGGATCGTCGTGCCATCTGCAAGACCTTTCAGCCCAGGGCATTAAAGGATAGAGATCAGCACCTGAAGGTCCTGTTAATGAACCCTGTGCCAAGTTCCTCAGTGCGGAGAGCTCCGGCACCGTCAGCACAAGCACTGGTGCCGAGTTGttcttagtcctgctttgagcagggggttggactagatgacctcctgaggtcccttccaacactgatattctatgattctaaggacaAGTACTCATGGTACCGTCCCAGCTCCATTCATGGCTCACATGCCACATGCATGCACCATTCTCAATTGCCAGTACCGCAGAAGAAGAGGCCAGAGAGCAGTCGTTCTCCCCATTAGGCCTAAGGAGCCAGCCGTTGTGAGACCCGAGTTGGGCCACACTACTTCCTCTCCACCACCGATGATGGTTGTGTCGACTCCTGCCCACGTGAAAGGGCAGTTGAGTCTGGACCCTCCTTGTTCACCGAGGCCAAGCCAGCAGCTGCACCTCCCTTCGACTCCAGAGGCATTCGAGGCAGCCCCAGAATTGCTCCATCTCACGGCAGCATTCTCCCCTCCTAGACTGGACAGGTCACCGGCACTGGTCACTCCCAGAGCACCTTCAGGGGGAAAGCCTGCCATGATGCCCTGCCAATCTCCATCCCCAGTGTGCAATCCCAGGCACCAGAACAGACCCAGCAGCTGCGCCGGTCCCCGAGCCCTCAGCATGAACAGTTGACGCCTAGAAATACCGCTCTTCCGTGGTCCTCTTTTTCAGACACCACAGAGTTGGACTCCTATTGGTCCTGTAGGAGTGTTAACACAGGACCGGCACCCTTACCTGGCACCGTGGCCCGTGCAATGGCAGCCCTCGGAGCAATGGCCCTTTTGGACTCCCTGGGCTTTTCATCAAAGCCAAGGTCAGAGCCAAGGGTCACATCCCAGGGCAACATCAGTGGCCTCAGCCATGTTTGTACCCCCGCCAGCACCACTGGCAGGATCAGGGATAGCTGCATTGCCACcccgggggagggagagctcagcggtttgagcactggcctgctaaacccagggttgtgagttcaatccttaagggggccatttagggatctgagggaaaaaaatctgtctggggattagtcctgctttgagcagggggttggactagatgacctcctgaggtcccttccaatcctgatattctatgattcccatCACCTCCAGCACTGGCATGGCCTGCACCAGCTCCAGTTGTTTCGGCTCCAATGTCTCCAACACTGACAAGGGCTCCGGCACCGACGACAGGCTCGGCACCGATTACACTTTCAGCACCAGCGTATGCAGTCCTGACACCGAGGGGCATGACCCCATCTGAGTCGGCACCGGCCCAAAAAATCCAGGTGCCGCGGGACCCTTTGGGTGCAGAAGGAAGGGAGCAGCCACCCCTTATGGGGGTCTCTTCCTTGTCCTCACTGTACAAGGCGCTGGCAGGCCTGgctacagccccagccctggaggacAGCAGGGTTCTACAGCAATTGCTGCGGCGGGTTGCCCAGGGCCTGGGCATTCAGGCAGAGGAGGTAGTGGAGGATGCAGATCCAATGGTAGACATTCTTGTCCCCTCCAGACCTGCACGTATCACCTTGCCTCTTATAAAGATCATCTCTGACACCACAAAAACTTTGTGGCAGACCCCAGCCTCATTGCCCCCTACAGCTAAGCACAACAAAAGGTGCTACTTTGTGCCATCCAGGGGCTACGAGCATTTGTATGCCTATCCCCCACCTGACTCTCTCATTATTGATGCTGCCAACTAACGTGAATGCCAGGGCTTCCACGGACCCTCCCCAAAGAAATCAGGAGGCAAAACGACTTGACCTTTACCTGTCAGCAGGTACTGCTACAACACATTCGGGACAATGGCGAAATTTGCGGAGCTGATGCTGCAGGACTCCCGTGCCGAGTTTTCGGCTCTGGTGAAGGAGGGGAAGCTCATTTCACGAGCTTCGCTACAAGCCGCACTGGATGGCACAGATGCAGCTATGGGCATAGCCATGACACAGGGCTTCTGGCTCCAGGTCTCGGGCCTGCCATATGAGATCCAATAGACTATTCAGGACCTCCCATTCGAGGATTCGGCTCTCTTTTCCGAGGAAACAGACAAAAGGCTGCGTAGCCAAAAGGACTCAAGAACCACTCTCAAATCATTGGGCCTCCATACTCCTGCTACACAGCAGAAGCATTTTAGACCACAACCTTCCCCGTGCTTCTACCAGCAGAACCATCAGGATGGTTCCAAGAGGAGGAACAGgagtggcaggaaaaggccacaCCAGTCATcaggccagggctctggccaaTCCAAGCCTCCGTCCGGCCCAAAACAGGCCTTCTGAAGTGCAGTTGAGGACAGCACACCAGAACAAAAACTGGATCTACCCCGCCTTACCTTTTCGTCCCAACTGTCCCCTTTCTACTGTTCTTGGTCCCGTATCACTTCAGACTGCTGAGTGCTCCACAcagtagagaggggatattccaTCCTATTCTGTACCCTCCCGCCCTTCCACCATCCTTCAATGTCCCTTCATTAGATCCAAAAGACCGGTATGCCACCCTCAACTtgaaggatgcatactttcaCATAATAATAACTCAGTCCGACAGAAAATACCTCAGGTTTGTGGTGAACAACACCTACTACCAGTTCACAGTCCTCCCATTCAGCCTGTCAGCCACACCTcgtattcaccaagtgcatggcagtcgtggcCACATTCCTCCACGGGCAACAGATACAGGTCAAGGGCCAATCCGGGACTCAAGTAGAAATGCAGTTCATCTTCATAAGAGCTTCTTTCGATGAAGTGGGCCTGCTACTGAACAAGGGGAAATCAACGCTGTCCCCAGTTCAGATGACAGAATTTATAGGGATGGTACTGTAATCAACATACGCCCTGGATTTCAAGCCCTGGGTGACATTATTCGAGGTCTCAGACAGTGTCCCACCACCACAGCATGGAACTGCCTAAAGCTTCTAGGACACATGGTAGCTAGTACCTACGTAGTTCAGCATGCCAGACTTCGACCTCTTCAGTCATGGCTGGTGTCAGTGTATCGGCCAGCCCGGGTCAGTTTGGACAGGACTGTAACCCTGCCTCACCTGGTACTTGACTCCCTCCTGTGGTGGCTCGACCCACAGGTAGTATGTGCAGGGGTCCCTTTGACCAGCCCTCAGCCATCCCTCTCGCTAGTGATGGACACTTCAGACTTGGGTTGAAGGGCACATTTGGGAGACCTCAGAACCCAAGGCCTCTGGTCTCAGGCAGATCTtgctctccacatcaatgtcagagagctgTACGTCTGGCATGCCAGAGACTTTCCGAGCACACTTAGAAGGGAGATGTCTGTCATGACTGATACACAACACCGTGGcgatgttttatatcaacaaatggcggtgcacgctcctctcccctgtgccaggaagtcctcatgctgtgggacttctgtgtagaaCACTCGATACACCTGCAAGCATCTTACCTCCCTGGAGTACAGAATGAGTTGGCGGatcatctcagcaggtcattccacaaccatgagtggtcccttcgcccggaAATCCTGAACTCAATTTTCCATCAGTGGGATTTTCCCCAGATAGATCTGTTCTccacacaacacaacaggaagtgtcagcagttttgctccttcctgaatcacagcTCAGGATCCATCACGGATGTGTTCCTCCTCCCACGGGGAGGCTATCTCCTATACGCATTCCCGCCCATCCCTCTGGTTCACAAGGTGGTCCTCAAGATATGGAGGGAAGAAACTTCAGTGATTCTgatagctccagcctggccccgccaACACTGGTACACATCACTCCTAAAAATGTCCATGGAAGCTCCAGTCACTTTGCTGCTCTTCCCAGACTTACTAACTTAGGATCATGGGGGTCTCCAACATCCGAACCTAGAGTTGCTGCACTTGATGGtgtggaagctccatggctgagcccaatggagctctcctacTCAGACTTGGTTCGGCAAGTCCTCCTGGGCAGtagaaagccctccaccagggCTACCTACCTTGctaagtggaagagattttcaatctgGTCAGCACAGCATCATTCATCCCTGACGTTTGCCTCTGTGCAATTTATATTAGACTATCTCCTCCATCTCAAGCAGTAGGGGCTGTCCATGTTGTCAATAAGGGTTCACTTGGCCACCATCTCTGCCTTTCATCTAGGTGCAGAGGGCCATTTGGTCAGCCGTTTCCTTAAAGGGCTCAGCAGGCTATACCTGCATTTCTGGCAGCCTGTCCCAgcttgggacctcaatctggtcctttcCAGACTCATGGGACCACCCTTTGAACCTTTGGCGACATGCTCCCTGCTCCATCTCTCATACAAGATAGCATTTCTGGTAGCAATAACCTCAGCCTCAACCCCCTTATACTgtgttccataaggacaaggtccagctcagACCTCACCCGGCTTTCCTCCCGAAGGTTGCTTCCCAGTTTTacatcaaccaggatatcttccacCGGTATTCTATACTAAGCCACACTCaagtggcaggcagggccggctccaggcaccagcgaaggaagcaggtgcctggggcagccaatagaaaggggtggaACTCTGTCTGTTATTGGGGTGACACGTCCGGCACTTTGGTGCTCCATTTTAGTCTTTGGCGgaaattcggcagcgggtccttcactctgtCTTTTCATCTTCGGCGGCACTTCTGCAGcagctcaatttttttttcccgctgcttggggtggcaaaaaagctggagccggccctggcggcAGGGGGAAAAGACTTCACTCATTGGATGTCCACAGAGCACTAGCCTTCTACATTGAGAGAATGAAACCGTTCCGAAACTCAGTGCAGTTATTCATGGCAGTGGCAGACAGAATGAAATGTCTTCCTGTCTCTTCCCAATGGATTTCGTCATGGATCACGTCCTGCATCCGGGAGTGCTACAACCTGGCAGGAGTACTTGCTCCTTCCATCACTGTGCATTCCACCAGGGGTCAGGCCTCTTCAACAGGGTTCCTGGTGCAGGTTCCCACCGAGGAAATCTGCAAAGCAGCAACATGGTCCTCCATTTACACTTTCATTATGCACTACGCAATCACCGAACAgaccagagatgatgcagcctttggaaGAGTGGTGCTCCAATCAGTGGACAACTCCGACCTCACCTCCTGAATCTGGGCTTGAGAGTCATCTGATTGAAATGGACATGAACAcacactcgaagaagaaaaacggttattcaccttcttgtaactgttgttcttcaagatgtgttgttcgtGTCCAttcctcctacccctctgtcggagtagctggcaagaaggaactgagggggtggcgggACAGCAGGGCTCTATATTGAGCGCTATGAAGGTGCAACTCCAAGGGGTGCCCAGACTGACCTGACtgatgctgctaggggaaaaatcttccggctaccgtgcatgtgcatgcacacatacctgattggaatggacgtgaacaacatctcgaagaacaacagttacaagaaggtgagtaagcATTTTTTCTTAGTTCTATCTTTAACGTGGAGTAAAAGAATTAAGATCTAATCAGTATAAGGTCTACCTGCTATAGACCAGAAGCAATATCCCAGTGAAATACAGTGATCTCATCCAGAAAACTTGTGGATGTATAAGGCAAACATTGCATGCAAGTAATCAAATCTGGGTACAAAAACAGGAGGAGAGTtcagggagagagaaaaattattaACTGCCTCAGTGCAATGTACACAGGGAAAATACACTCCCTTGCTATCCTATACACCTCGGGCATACCAAATAATGAATTGGAACACTGGCACTTCAAGGAAATCAGCACTGAAGTCATTCAACACGAGGCTTTCTGGAACGATCTGTAAAGGATAAGGTGACATTTCTATTGCACCGTTCATTCTGgaagatcccaaagtgctttacagacttGAATTGATTCTCAAACTATGCATAGGAGTCACTTTATCCAACACCGATATGTGGAAACCATCACTGTACACCTTAAGTGAGCAGAACGTAATTACccaagttggaatttggccaggatacTGCCCTACTCCATGGACTCCATAATGATCATGAATGCTCAAGATCTTGATTTTATATGTCATTTGAAAGACAGAACTTCCAATAGCACAGTTCCCCCCAACACCACATTGGAGCATCAGTTCAGTTCCGCACTGGCTGACACCTATTGGATCACCAACTCTACTTCCTACAGCACCCAGGTTTTCCTTAGTGGTCTATCATCCAGG encodes the following:
- the MTCP1 gene encoding protein p13 MTCP-1, translated to MVEGMAEGGDAGAPPIHLWVRRVGVYCDERRKTWLVAVEEEAGTLRARIQRVRVPLGEALRPSQLPPSQLPHMWQLSEGEQYRDSNSRIWEIQHHLMIGGIEELLLRLMPGD